A window of Caldalkalibacillus uzonensis contains these coding sequences:
- a CDS encoding KamA family radical SAM protein, producing MALPKYITNIDKITQIPEEERQKLKQITDKFVFRVNDYYLSLIDWNDPNDPIRKLVIPNKNELQEYGRWDASDEATNYAVPGCQHKYTTTALLICSEVCGAYCRYCFRKRLFRNDVKEAMSDVEPGLEYIAQHPEINNVLLTGGDPLILATKKLRYIIERLRAIDHVKIIRIGSKLPAFNPMRISEDKELLALLKEYSTPEKRIYVMAHFCHPREITEQAYKAIQALHESNVIVVNQTPVLRGINDNADVLAELLDKLSWAGVTPYYFFVNRPVAGNKDFVLTLEEVYNLVEQAKAKTSGLGKRVRLAMSHTSGKIEILAIENGKAYLKYHQNRDGEYGKFMVLDCPKDATWFDELPGNEKYWRKPKKKTDKVVSVNELPDFPQKTKAYSKA from the coding sequence ATGGCTTTACCAAAGTACATTACCAACATTGATAAGATTACCCAGATTCCTGAGGAAGAGCGTCAAAAGCTGAAGCAAATCACAGATAAGTTTGTGTTCCGCGTCAACGATTATTATTTGAGCCTGATTGATTGGAATGATCCGAACGATCCCATTCGTAAACTGGTCATCCCCAATAAAAACGAACTGCAGGAGTATGGGCGTTGGGATGCTTCCGATGAGGCCACCAACTATGCAGTTCCGGGGTGCCAGCACAAGTACACCACGACCGCACTCTTAATCTGCTCCGAAGTATGCGGTGCATACTGTCGCTACTGTTTCCGCAAGCGCCTGTTCCGCAATGACGTCAAAGAAGCCATGTCAGATGTGGAGCCTGGTTTGGAGTACATCGCCCAGCATCCGGAGATTAACAACGTGCTCTTGACCGGCGGCGACCCGCTGATTCTTGCCACCAAAAAACTGCGTTATATTATCGAACGGCTGCGTGCCATCGATCATGTCAAAATTATCCGCATCGGCTCCAAACTGCCAGCCTTCAATCCCATGCGTATTTCCGAAGACAAAGAATTGTTAGCACTCTTAAAAGAATACTCAACGCCTGAAAAGCGTATCTATGTTATGGCTCACTTCTGTCATCCCCGTGAGATTACAGAGCAGGCCTATAAAGCCATTCAAGCCTTACACGAATCCAATGTGATCGTTGTGAACCAAACACCGGTGTTAAGAGGGATCAATGACAACGCTGATGTGCTGGCTGAACTGCTGGATAAGCTGTCCTGGGCCGGGGTGACACCTTACTACTTCTTTGTCAACCGTCCTGTAGCCGGAAATAAAGACTTTGTGCTCACCTTAGAGGAAGTGTATAACCTAGTGGAACAAGCTAAGGCCAAAACCTCCGGACTGGGTAAACGTGTCCGCCTGGCCATGAGCCATACATCCGGCAAAATTGAAATACTGGCCATCGAAAATGGCAAAGCGTATCTGAAGTACCATCAAAACCGCGACGGAGAGTACGGCAAGTTTATGGTCCTTGACTGTCCCAAAGATGCCACTTGGTTTGACGAACTGCCCGGCAACGAAAAATATTGGAGAAAGCCGAAAAAGAAGACGGATAAGGTCGTATCGGTTAACGAACTGCCTGACTTTCCGCAAAAAACAAAAGCATACTCTAAAGCTTAA
- a CDS encoding DUF2512 family protein: MKHVWALVIKTIMVLAILSIVLNWMNDYRFGPTFALALLIVGLSYLIGDLAILPMTNNIVATLADIGLNTFAMWIIGPFFLGAFVPFTTALLASVIIGVGEWFFHQYMETRVFPNREEEPERA, translated from the coding sequence ATGAAACATGTCTGGGCCTTAGTCATTAAGACCATTATGGTGCTTGCCATTCTGTCTATTGTTTTAAACTGGATGAATGATTACCGTTTTGGTCCAACCTTTGCCCTGGCTTTACTCATTGTGGGGCTGTCTTACCTGATTGGTGATTTAGCCATCCTGCCAATGACCAATAACATTGTAGCCACCTTAGCTGACATTGGCTTAAATACATTTGCTATGTGGATCATTGGCCCCTTTTTCCTCGGTGCTTTTGTACCTTTTACCACAGCTTTATTAGCCAGTGTCATTATTGGTGTTGGGGAATGGTTCTTCCATCAGTACATGGAAACAAGGGTTTTTCCCAACCGGGAGGAAGAACCAGAACGCGCCTAA
- a CDS encoding mechanosensitive ion channel family protein, whose amino-acid sequence MLEQYLAFIDTNQWWWEWSIALLIFLFFLLFRNFFSRHIFNLIVRYTKETKVEIIHSILQSFERPLKTFFILVGLYFSLRYLSLMAPYIPTLHDAFRSAVFILIAWGFYNLSGTSSALLNKIGEKLNFELDQILIPFLSKVLRVLVVALTVVVILDQWGYQVGGFIAGLGLGGLAFSLAAKDTLSNIFGGIVIITEKPFSLGDWIQTPSVEGVVEDISFRSTRIRTFAQGLVTVPNSTLADEPITNWTRMGRRRITFHLGVTYTTPREKLERCVNRIREMLQKHPEISKETLFVHFDRFNDSSLDIFLYFFTKTTEWGQWLQIKEEINFKIMEILEEEGVSIAFPSRSIYFENQLHTGGNLPEGAEHHRHESGD is encoded by the coding sequence ATGCTGGAGCAATATTTGGCGTTTATCGATACAAACCAATGGTGGTGGGAATGGAGCATTGCCCTGTTGATTTTTTTGTTTTTTTTGCTGTTCCGAAATTTTTTCTCCCGGCACATTTTTAACCTCATTGTACGCTACACCAAAGAGACTAAAGTGGAGATTATACACAGTATCTTGCAATCTTTTGAACGACCGCTAAAAACCTTTTTCATTTTGGTGGGACTGTATTTTTCCTTGCGCTACTTGTCCCTTATGGCACCCTATATCCCCACCTTACATGATGCTTTCCGCTCGGCCGTGTTTATCTTGATCGCCTGGGGCTTTTATAATTTGAGCGGCACGTCTTCAGCCTTGTTGAACAAAATAGGGGAAAAGCTGAATTTTGAATTGGATCAGATATTGATTCCATTTTTATCAAAAGTGTTGCGCGTTTTGGTTGTTGCGCTGACTGTTGTTGTTATCCTAGACCAATGGGGCTACCAGGTGGGTGGGTTTATAGCAGGGCTTGGTCTGGGCGGTTTGGCTTTCTCCTTGGCAGCCAAAGATACCTTGAGCAATATTTTTGGCGGGATTGTGATCATCACGGAAAAGCCATTCTCTCTGGGGGACTGGATCCAAACGCCCAGTGTGGAAGGAGTCGTTGAAGATATTTCCTTCCGCAGCACCCGCATTCGCACTTTTGCTCAGGGTTTGGTCACAGTGCCTAATTCCACATTAGCTGACGAGCCGATTACCAACTGGACAAGAATGGGACGGAGACGCATTACCTTCCATCTGGGTGTAACCTACACCACACCCAGGGAAAAGTTGGAACGGTGTGTCAACCGGATTCGGGAGATGCTGCAAAAACATCCTGAAATCAGCAAAGAAACGCTGTTCGTCCATTTTGATCGTTTTAATGACAGCAGTTTAGACATTTTTCTGTATTTCTTTACCAAAACCACCGAATGGGGCCAATGGCTGCAGATTAAAGAAGAGATTAATTTTAAGATTATGGAGATCCTCGAGGAAGAAGGGGTATCTATTGCTTTTCCCAGCCGCAGCATTTATTTTGAAAACCAGTTGCACACAGGAGGGAACCTGCCTGAAGGGGCAGAACATCACCGGCACGAAAGCGGCGATTGA
- the pheA gene encoding prephenate dehydratase, whose protein sequence is MRVAYLGPAGTYTEEALLGLCKLMPALGQATFVARPTIADCLLDCDRGNVDYAMVPMENSIEGSVNMTLDWLIHHVEIPIRSEIALLISHHALVHPDRKDSPFSNVEKVLSHPQAIAQCHQFIRQHCPHALIEYTKSTAEAAEYVAHHPEQKLVAIGPRVAGETYGLYEALANIEDHPNNYTRFVLVGHESVNGQSIEAPKMQRTDKTSILVTLPEDFPGALHQVLSAFAWRKLNLTRIESRPTKKKLGSYFFIIDIGQGMDDTLVPGAIAEIEALGCQVRLLGSYPCYMPQDTTTRSTMSMKG, encoded by the coding sequence ATGCGTGTGGCTTATTTAGGGCCAGCAGGGACGTATACAGAAGAGGCCTTGCTGGGCCTGTGCAAATTGATGCCTGCCTTGGGGCAAGCGACCTTTGTGGCCAGGCCTACCATTGCCGATTGTTTGCTGGACTGCGACAGGGGAAATGTGGATTATGCCATGGTCCCAATGGAAAATTCCATAGAGGGCTCAGTCAATATGACCTTGGATTGGCTGATTCATCATGTGGAGATCCCCATTCGCAGTGAGATCGCCCTGTTAATCTCCCATCATGCTCTGGTTCATCCGGACAGAAAAGACAGCCCTTTTTCTAACGTGGAAAAGGTGTTATCCCACCCCCAAGCTATTGCCCAGTGTCATCAGTTTATCCGCCAACACTGCCCCCATGCTCTGATTGAATATACTAAGAGTACAGCTGAAGCAGCGGAATATGTGGCTCACCACCCAGAGCAAAAGCTTGTGGCTATCGGTCCGCGTGTGGCAGGGGAGACATACGGATTGTATGAGGCTTTAGCAAATATAGAAGATCACCCCAATAACTACACCCGTTTTGTGCTTGTAGGTCACGAATCAGTTAATGGGCAGTCGATCGAAGCGCCGAAAATGCAACGCACAGATAAAACCTCTATTCTGGTGACCTTACCTGAAGATTTCCCTGGTGCTTTGCATCAGGTGTTAAGTGCCTTTGCCTGGCGCAAATTGAACCTGACCCGTATTGAATCCCGCCCGACCAAAAAGAAGCTGGGCAGTTATTTCTTCATTATTGATATTGGCCAGGGCATGGACGACACCCTTGTTCCGGGGGCCATCGCTGAGATAGAGGCATTAGGTTGCCAGGTGAGGTTGTTGGGCAGTTATCCTTGTTATATGCCACAGGACACAACTACACGTTCAACCATGTCGATGAAAGGGTAA